The Streptomyces sp. HUAS CB01 genome has a segment encoding these proteins:
- a CDS encoding ATP-grasp domain-containing protein — MRLYLLALNPTDSVTEGFLPAARRLGLDVTLLTDRPADHRAAHRDVEVLECDVRDFRAVVSRVSAHASPDAVFTNSDHLQTQAALAADYFGLPAKDWRAALRTKDKAEMRRRLAASGLDTVRSLELPAAQDPAAAAGDFPYPCVVKPREGVASEDVVLAGDARELVRHCEEIRARRPGAALVVEEYLPGELFTLETLGDGRVRHVLGGFRTELSPPPYFIEERLTYVARHPRDIEEQVLAQLDVLGVGFGACHTEFVVHEGRARIIEVNYRAIGDQCDLLLAGLLDIPLFEHVLRTHLGEPLPSELGARDDGAARLDYPCADRAGTLTAAPGATEVEAGGVTLTYRPLRGLGEHHPVYGTNRDFLGVVRATGTDRSAVDRAVTGFLAAQRWEITP, encoded by the coding sequence ATGCGGTTGTACCTGCTTGCCCTGAACCCGACCGACTCGGTCACCGAGGGATTCCTCCCGGCCGCCCGCCGGCTCGGACTGGACGTCACCCTGCTCACCGACCGGCCCGCCGACCACCGTGCCGCGCACCGGGACGTCGAGGTGCTGGAGTGCGACGTGCGCGACTTCCGCGCCGTGGTCTCCCGTGTGTCCGCCCACGCCTCACCGGACGCGGTCTTCACCAACAGCGACCACCTCCAGACCCAGGCCGCGCTCGCCGCGGACTACTTCGGGCTGCCGGCCAAGGACTGGCGGGCCGCGCTGCGCACGAAGGACAAGGCCGAGATGCGCCGCCGGCTGGCCGCCTCGGGCCTGGACACCGTGCGGTCGCTGGAGCTGCCCGCCGCGCAGGACCCGGCCGCCGCGGCCGGGGACTTCCCCTACCCGTGTGTCGTCAAGCCGCGCGAGGGCGTGGCCAGCGAGGACGTCGTCCTGGCCGGGGACGCGCGGGAACTGGTGCGGCACTGCGAGGAGATCCGGGCACGGCGCCCGGGGGCCGCGCTGGTGGTCGAGGAGTACCTGCCCGGAGAGCTGTTCACCCTCGAGACCCTCGGCGACGGCCGGGTACGCCATGTGCTGGGCGGGTTCCGCACCGAACTGTCCCCTCCCCCGTACTTCATCGAGGAGCGGCTGACCTACGTCGCCCGGCATCCGCGGGACATCGAGGAGCAGGTGCTCGCGCAACTCGACGTGCTCGGCGTCGGGTTCGGCGCCTGCCACACGGAGTTCGTGGTGCACGAAGGCCGCGCGCGGATCATCGAGGTCAACTACCGTGCCATCGGGGACCAGTGCGATCTGCTGCTCGCCGGGCTGCTGGACATACCGCTGTTCGAGCACGTCCTGCGCACGCATCTCGGCGAACCGCTGCCGTCGGAGCTGGGGGCGCGGGACGACGGAGCCGCCAGGCTCGACTACCCGTGCGCCGACCGGGCCGGGACGCTGACGGCGGCCCCCGGAGCGACGGAAGTGGAGGCGGGCGGGGTGACACTGACGTACCGGCCGCTGCGCGGCCTCGGCGAACACCACCCGGTGTACGGGACCAACCGCGACTTCCTCGGCGTGGTGCGGGCCACGGGGACCGACCGGTCGGCCGTGGACCGCGCCGTGACCGGGTTCCTGGCCGCCCAGCGCTGGGAGATCACACCGTGA
- a CDS encoding IucA/IucC family protein, with the protein MTVPAAGASGAAGPATARAGLLLRVLSALLREDVVGLRSRGRPVERADGTWLRLDAPGPDALLLPVREDGFQCAWEAREPLLRRESDGAELTDTDTVLAELRALAAPVDRGGFDAFADECRQTLATVRLHEATEQETLRTLADRHGADPADWTGLSGGLALDALAARLDHPVYPTARGRSGLTVAALRAYAPEFHPRFALRWLAVPREAVTAAGPLPGPAPSALGLSGLDRTHVALPVHPLTAAGPLGRAVRAAGLDGLAVPAPRSHLDVVPTLSMRTVALAGRPGTHLKLPLATSTLGRLNRRTIKPGTLADGAAVQHLLQTVTAREPRFRDTVLHADETCFAHAGHELLAVLTRRQPSGLDRCLVVPMAALLARAPSGRLVVDHLADRFHGGDPLALLDAVLTLLLDFQTTLFGYGIALESHQQNVSLVLDASGGGPRLRLLLKDNDGPRINGARLRAVLGGDAPGPGDFDDRRILTDGDGPLADLFTTVTVHLCAGAYAFGLAGHGRAPLDRLLRLVRDRLAEAVERLGTGPGEPGAVLRARVLDAPELPVKAMVTAGTLLAKERSGASDINKHYTTGPNYLLRGV; encoded by the coding sequence GTGACGGTCCCCGCGGCGGGCGCCTCCGGTGCGGCCGGCCCGGCGACCGCGCGAGCCGGACTGCTGCTGCGGGTGCTCAGCGCCCTGCTGCGCGAGGACGTCGTCGGGCTGCGCAGCCGCGGCCGCCCGGTCGAGCGTGCCGACGGGACCTGGCTGCGGCTGGACGCCCCCGGGCCGGACGCGCTGCTGCTGCCGGTGCGCGAGGACGGCTTCCAGTGTGCGTGGGAGGCCAGGGAACCGCTGCTGCGCCGGGAGTCGGACGGCGCCGAACTGACGGACACCGACACGGTCCTGGCCGAACTCCGGGCCCTCGCCGCACCGGTGGACCGCGGCGGCTTCGACGCGTTCGCCGACGAGTGCCGCCAGACCCTCGCGACCGTACGCCTGCACGAGGCCACGGAGCAGGAGACGCTGCGGACGCTCGCGGATCGCCACGGCGCCGATCCGGCCGACTGGACCGGGCTGTCGGGCGGCCTCGCCCTGGACGCCCTCGCCGCCCGGCTCGACCATCCGGTCTATCCCACCGCGCGCGGCAGATCCGGCCTGACCGTCGCGGCGCTGCGGGCGTACGCGCCGGAGTTCCACCCGCGGTTCGCGCTGCGCTGGCTCGCCGTGCCGCGCGAGGCCGTCACCGCCGCCGGCCCGCTGCCCGGCCCCGCACCCTCGGCCCTCGGGCTGTCCGGCCTCGACCGCACCCATGTCGCCCTGCCCGTGCATCCGCTCACCGCGGCGGGCCCGCTCGGCCGGGCGGTGCGCGCCGCCGGGCTCGACGGCCTGGCGGTCCCGGCGCCACGGTCCCACCTGGACGTCGTCCCCACCTTGTCCATGCGGACGGTCGCCCTCGCCGGCCGGCCCGGCACCCACCTCAAACTGCCCCTGGCCACCTCCACCCTGGGCCGGCTCAACCGGCGCACCATCAAGCCCGGAACCCTGGCCGACGGGGCCGCCGTCCAGCATCTGCTCCAGACCGTGACGGCCCGCGAACCCCGCTTCCGGGACACCGTCCTGCACGCCGACGAGACCTGCTTCGCCCACGCCGGACACGAGCTGCTCGCCGTGCTGACGCGCCGCCAGCCGTCCGGACTCGACCGCTGCCTCGTCGTACCGATGGCCGCCCTGCTCGCCCGGGCACCGAGCGGGCGTCTCGTCGTCGACCACCTGGCCGACCGCTTCCACGGCGGCGATCCGCTCGCCCTGCTGGACGCGGTGCTCACACTGCTCCTGGACTTCCAGACCACGCTCTTCGGGTACGGAATCGCCCTGGAGTCCCACCAGCAGAACGTGTCGCTGGTGCTGGACGCGTCCGGTGGCGGCCCTCGGTTGCGGCTGCTCCTCAAGGACAACGACGGCCCGCGCATCAACGGCGCACGGCTGCGGGCGGTACTCGGTGGGGACGCGCCCGGGCCGGGGGACTTCGACGACCGCCGCATACTCACCGACGGCGACGGACCGCTCGCCGACCTCTTCACCACCGTCACCGTCCATCTGTGCGCCGGGGCCTACGCCTTCGGCCTCGCCGGGCACGGACGTGCCCCGCTCGACCGGCTGCTCCGGCTGGTCCGCGACCGGCTGGCCGAGGCGGTGGAACGGCTCGGAACCGGACCGGGTGAGCCCGGAGCCGTACTGCGGGCCCGGGTGCTGGACGCGCCCGAGCTGCCCGTGAAGGCGATGGTGACCGCGGGAACCCTGCTGGCCAAGGAACGTTCGGGAGCGTCCGACATCAACAAGCACTACACCACCGGCCCCAACTACCTGCTGCGGGGAGTGTGA
- a CDS encoding IucA/IucC family protein, protein MTSTHPSAHRAALAPPPTADDAVAHTLLNCLLRELCGPEHQTAVIDGHLLLRLPRRGVLLRVALRRTSLLGAHRFTGPVTEETSGGWSPVGWQRLAGHVHAELTLRTGVPNEEFLDQVASSHRGVASALAVGPPAARDTGPRAVPAAYLASERSLALGHRFHPTPKARGGDTAAWAAYAPEAAASFPLRLLAVREDLVAEESAEPGAGAALDRLGRAPDGYRLLPAHPWQYQLLRDDPRLRTALARGEVRDLGPGSAAFAATASVRTLFDGDGFLKFSLNVRITNCLRKNARYELSGAVALTRLLEPVLAELTARFPGSDVLREPAYRSLALPGAGGVPVRGLLEGFGVIVREGLGRRLQPGLTPLLAAAVADEYPNGPAHVSRLLADTDPRTALSWWRAYLGLLVPPVLAAYFDHGVVLEPHLQNVLVCVDGGGRPRQVLFRDLEGTKLLPDRHAAALAALPADVAGLLTYDAGRGWDRVVYCLLVNHVAEMLAALADLHPGTEAALWAEVRDVLRRHADEHGRQPRLDALLSGAPLPAKANLLTRWARTADREAGYVRLPSPLADDVLSGAVRADDLRSAR, encoded by the coding sequence ATGACCTCCACGCATCCGTCCGCGCACCGTGCGGCCCTGGCACCGCCGCCCACGGCCGACGACGCGGTCGCCCACACCCTCCTCAACTGCCTCCTCCGAGAGCTGTGCGGCCCCGAGCACCAGACCGCGGTCATCGACGGGCACCTGCTGCTGCGGCTGCCCCGCCGCGGGGTGCTGCTGCGCGTCGCGCTGCGCCGCACCTCGCTGCTCGGCGCCCACCGGTTCACCGGCCCCGTGACCGAGGAGACCTCCGGCGGCTGGTCACCGGTCGGCTGGCAGCGGCTGGCCGGGCACGTCCACGCGGAGCTGACGCTCCGCACGGGCGTGCCCAACGAGGAGTTCCTGGACCAGGTCGCCTCCAGCCACCGGGGCGTCGCGTCCGCACTGGCCGTGGGCCCCCCGGCCGCCCGGGACACCGGCCCACGCGCCGTGCCCGCGGCGTACCTCGCCTCGGAGCGGTCCCTCGCCCTCGGGCACCGCTTCCACCCCACGCCCAAGGCACGCGGCGGGGACACCGCGGCCTGGGCGGCGTACGCACCCGAGGCCGCCGCGTCGTTCCCGCTGCGGCTGCTCGCGGTACGGGAGGACCTGGTGGCCGAGGAGTCGGCGGAGCCGGGCGCCGGAGCGGCGCTCGACCGGCTGGGCCGCGCGCCGGACGGGTACCGGCTGCTGCCCGCCCACCCCTGGCAGTACCAACTGCTGCGCGACGACCCCCGGCTGCGGACGGCCCTCGCCCGCGGCGAGGTGCGGGACCTCGGACCCGGATCCGCGGCGTTCGCCGCCACGGCCTCCGTCCGCACCCTGTTCGACGGCGACGGCTTCCTGAAGTTCAGCCTGAACGTCCGCATCACCAACTGCCTCCGGAAGAACGCACGGTACGAGCTCTCCGGCGCGGTGGCGCTCACCCGGCTGCTGGAGCCGGTCCTCGCCGAACTGACCGCCCGCTTCCCCGGCAGCGACGTGCTGCGCGAACCCGCGTACCGGAGCCTCGCCCTGCCCGGTGCCGGCGGTGTCCCGGTGCGCGGTCTGCTCGAGGGCTTCGGCGTGATCGTCCGCGAAGGGCTCGGCCGGCGGCTGCAACCCGGGCTCACCCCGCTGCTCGCCGCGGCCGTCGCCGACGAGTACCCCAACGGACCCGCCCATGTCTCCCGTCTCCTCGCGGACACGGACCCGCGCACGGCCCTGTCGTGGTGGCGCGCGTACCTCGGTCTGCTGGTGCCCCCGGTCCTCGCGGCCTACTTCGACCACGGCGTCGTGCTGGAGCCGCATCTGCAGAACGTCCTCGTCTGCGTGGACGGGGGAGGGCGCCCACGGCAGGTGCTGTTCCGCGACCTGGAGGGCACCAAGCTCCTGCCGGACCGGCACGCCGCCGCCCTCGCGGCGCTCCCCGCGGACGTGGCGGGGCTCCTGACGTACGACGCCGGGCGCGGCTGGGACCGGGTGGTCTACTGCCTCCTGGTGAACCACGTGGCCGAGATGCTCGCGGCCCTCGCCGATCTGCACCCCGGCACGGAGGCGGCGTTGTGGGCCGAGGTGCGGGACGTGCTCCGGCGCCACGCCGACGAGCACGGGCGGCAGCCACGGCTCGACGCGCTCCTGTCGGGAGCACCGCTGCCCGCCAAGGCCAATCTGCTCACGCGCTGGGCGCGCACGGCCGACCGCGAGGCGGGGTACGTGCGGCT
- a CDS encoding (2Fe-2S)-binding protein, producing the protein MTLAPVYPHASAVSCSAVAGSAFRRLAELCPALEADVAEPGSSTPQGWADGAELAGRPEFLDALLGAEVLRVEHDHGRTPRPDVAASRALHDYLWSVGLLMSGPWCLERRVPRLRPQDVRVSLTTGAFSVVPGGFACLPGDPAAGLPGVRVLPHEEALRAELRAGYADHVRPLLTAIAPRVRRGPRALWGMAGDDLVSGVWYLGRMLGEEERGVRAATQLLPEPVPPFPGGADFRRLAGREGRSYPTRTRAGCCLYYTIRPAEACGTCPRTSDAERLRRLEGDVPC; encoded by the coding sequence GTGACCCTGGCTCCGGTGTACCCTCATGCCTCCGCCGTGAGCTGTTCCGCCGTCGCCGGATCGGCGTTCCGCCGGCTCGCGGAGCTCTGCCCCGCCCTCGAGGCGGACGTTGCGGAGCCCGGTTCGTCGACCCCGCAGGGCTGGGCCGACGGCGCGGAGCTGGCCGGCCGCCCCGAGTTCCTTGACGCCCTCCTCGGTGCCGAGGTCCTGCGGGTGGAGCACGACCACGGCCGCACCCCGCGTCCCGACGTCGCGGCCTCCCGCGCGCTCCACGACTACCTCTGGTCCGTGGGTCTGCTGATGAGCGGACCGTGGTGCCTGGAGCGCCGCGTCCCGCGGCTCCGGCCCCAGGACGTCCGTGTCAGCCTCACCACAGGTGCCTTCTCCGTCGTTCCCGGCGGCTTCGCGTGTCTTCCCGGCGATCCGGCCGCCGGGCTGCCGGGTGTACGGGTGCTCCCGCACGAGGAGGCCCTGCGGGCGGAGCTGCGCGCCGGCTACGCCGACCACGTGCGTCCGCTGCTGACCGCGATCGCCCCGCGGGTGCGCCGGGGGCCCCGTGCGCTGTGGGGCATGGCGGGCGACGACCTGGTGTCCGGCGTCTGGTACCTCGGCCGGATGCTGGGGGAGGAGGAGCGCGGCGTGCGGGCCGCGACCCAGCTGCTGCCGGAGCCCGTCCCGCCGTTCCCCGGCGGCGCCGACTTCCGCCGGCTCGCGGGCCGCGAGGGCCGGTCGTACCCGACCCGCACCCGCGCCGGCTGCTGCCTCTACTACACGATCCGCCCGGCCGAGGCGTGCGGCACCTGCCCCCGGACGAGTGACGCCGAGCGGCTGCGCCGGCTCGAGGGTGACGTGCCCTGCTGA